From the Salipiger sp. CCB-MM3 genome, the window TGGTGGCCTGCGGGTTGCCCTCGACGTAGTTCAGCACGTCTTCTTGGGTGACCCGGTCACCGCCGAATTTGCGGATATAGGCCGGGTCGCCCATCTCGAGCACGCGTCCGCGGATGTCCTCGGAATGGGCCGCAAGAAACTCTTCGATGTAGAAGCGTTCGATCGTCAGAAGGTCGCGATCCTGCCCAAAAATCGCAGAGATGGGCGAGAGCCGCCGCAAGCCGCCAAAGTTCACAGAGCCCACGGGGACGGATTGCAGCTTGTGCAGGCGCTGCTGCTTGCGCACCCATTTGCGCAGGCTTTCGGGCAGAACCGTCGTCGCGGTGTCGCGGACGGTTTTCTCGATCCATGCGCCCGGGGTCATGTGCGGCCAGTCGCGGTGATGTCGGCACCGATCTGCGAAGGGCCGGTCTTTGCGCTGTTGGAGCGCTTTTCGGCGATGATGTCCTCGATGATGGTCGCCAGAGACCGCTCGGGCCGGAAGCCGGTGACGGACTTCAGCCGCTGCACATCTGGCACCCGCCGCATCATGTCCTCAAAGCCATGAGGATAGACCTCCTCATAGGGGATAAAGCGGATCTCCGAGGAGGAGCCGGTCGCCTCGATCACCTGTTTGGCCAAAGCCTCGATGGTGATCTCGCGGTCATTGCCGATGTTGAAGACCTGACCAATCGCGTCGGGGGTGTTCATCAGCCGCACCAGCGCCTCGACCACATCGAGCGCATGGCCAAAACAGCGCGACTGCTGGCCGTCGCCGTGGATCAGCAAGGGCGCGCCTTCCAGCGCAGCCTGCACGAAATTCGGCAGCACCATCCCATAGCGGCCGGTCTGCCGCGGACCGGTGGTGTTGAAAAAGCGCAGCACGACGACCGGCAGGTCCGCCTCGCGGGCGTAGGCAAGCGCGAGAAATTCATCGAGCGTTTTCGCGCAGGCGTAGGACCAGCGCAGATTGCGCGTGGCACCGATGGTCAGGTCATCGTCTTCATGGAAGGGGATCTTGGCGGCCTTGCCATAGACCTCGGAGGTAGAGGCGATGAACACGGGTGTCTTGTCGATCAGCGCCGCCGTCAGCACGTTTTCGGTGCCGTTGATATTGGTCATCATGGACCGGCTGGGCTGCTCCATGATCACCTTGACGCCGACGGCGGCGGCGAGGTGAAAGACCAGATCGGCTTCGCAGACAAGCTGTTCGACCAGAGGTTTGTCCAGAACGCTGCCTTCGACAAAGCGGACCCGCGGGTCGGCGATCACAGCGTCCAGATTCTCGATCATCCCGGTGGAAAGGTCGTCAAGGATACTGACGTCATGCCCCTCGGCAATCAGCCGCTCCGTAAGGTGGGACCCGATAAAGCCAGCCCCACCGGTCACCAAAATGCGCATTATTCAAATATCCTGAAAGCGTCTAAATAAATCCACGGTAGCATGGCCGCCCGGCAAACGCATAGACCGGCGTTGCGTCTTGGCATCCGGCGGCGCTTTCGTGCGACGTTCCCTGTGAAATATTCAGCACTACCGCCGCGAACGGGTGCTACGGGCGCTATTGCGCGTGCCCCAAACTGCACGCAGCGGCAGCAGAATATCTTTCACGCTTCCCCAAAATGCCCTCACAGCTGCGCAATCCTCGCTGCAACTCTTGAATTTGTTCGAAAGGTGTTGGCAACATTTGGGTGATTAAATCCTGCGCCGCCCTTGGGAGCGACAGGCAAGAAGATTTTAAACAACCGATTTGAATACCGACGGGGGCTGAGTCATGTCAGGCGGCGGAAGGCTTCCCGATTTCCTCATCATCGGCGCAGCGCGCTCTGGCACAACCGCGCTCTATTCCCAGATGCGGCAGGCCCCGGACATCTTCATGCCTGCGCTGAAGGAGCCTAATTTCTTCTCTTACGAGGGCGAGGCGCTGACCTGCCAAGGGCCCGGCGCGGAGTATATCAACAGCTCGATCACCGAGGTGGACGCTTACAGGGCGCTCTTTGCCAAGGCGCCGGGCGGGGCGATCTGCGGCGAGGCGTCGCCGCTGTATCTTTATGCACCGCGCGCGCCCGAGCGCATCCTTCACCATGTGCCCAAGGTTCGCATGATCGTCGTGCTGCGCAATCCCATCGAGCAGGCCTTTTCGCATTTTCTCTACGCCACGCGCCACCGGATAGAGAGCGAGACCGATTTTCTTCGCGTGCTCGATCAGGAGGAGGCGCGTCTGCGCGCTGGCTGGCAGCCGCTCTTCGGCTATTCCTCCTTCCCGCGCTATGGTGAGCAATTGGCTAGATATTTCAGGCTTTTCCCGCGAGAGAGCTTCCTGATCCGAAGGTATGAAGCCTTTCGCAACACGCCCGATGCGGTTCTGCGCGATGCGCTGGCATTTGTCGGAGCCAATCCCGATTTTCAGCCGGTCCAGACCGAAGGGGTCAATGCTGGCGGCACGCCGCGCAATAGGGCGTTTCAGGATTTTCTCATGCGACCGAACCCGATCACCGGCGCGATCGGCCTGGTGGTGCCGCGCGAGACGCGCTGGAAAATCCGCGATTGGCTGGCCGGGTTCAACACGCGCCGCGGCCTTGAGATGCCGGACGCGGCGCGCGCGATCCTGATCGAAAGGCTGCGCGACGACATAGGACGCTTGTCAGATATCCTTGGGGAAGATTTCAGCGACTGGCTCATGTGAGGCATATTTCGCGGGTTTGGCCACGAAGCATGGCAAACCGGCGGGGCGGTTCCATGAAGATCGTAGAACATCAGTCTTTGACAGCGATCTCGACCGAACGGTGGGAGCGGAGTTGGCGAAATTCTGATGTAAGCCCCTTCATATTGTAGTGCCAGGCCTCTCAGCTTAGCACCTATTGAAACCAACCAGCGTCAGAGTTCCGGTCTCGCTGCTGTCACGTGACTTAAGGTAGTCTGCTGAGAAGCGCTCGCGCGACGACATGGTCGCTGTCCTAGCCTGCGATGACGGACAGGCGTAGCGGCGTCTTCGCCTTTCGCAGTTGGTCTACAGCATTGTGTTTACGCCGCCCTTGGTTCGAGCGATCGAGCGACCGGGCCGCCTTCCTTGGCCGTCACGCTGATCGTAGTACGGCGCGCTTTGAGCTGTGTGGCAGCAAGAGCGTCACATCATCACTTGCCACCGCTCCGATGAGTGACCAACGAAACAAGGTGTGAGCGCAAAATCAATGCATCTCAAGCCGAGGTCGAAAGTCTTTCTTCCCGAGTACGCCATCCGGCGGTTCAGCCTGCGATGCGCACGTTCAGCAGGGCGCAGCGCCGCTCGTCGCGGATGACCTGCAGCGCAGCGTCGAGGGCCGGGCGCAGATCGTCCGGCGTCTCGACCGCGCGGGCCCAGGCGTTGCTCGCTTCGGCCACCTTGCAGAAGTCGGGCGCGGGCGCGAGGCCGGTGAGCGGCATCTGGTTGGCGCGGCTCGCGGCACCCTCGGGGTAGAGCCCGGTGACCGAGGCGCGCACCGCGCCCCATTCGGCGTTGTTGAGGATCACGATCAGGATCGGCAGCGAAAGCGCCTCGGCGATCTGATGGCAGGCCACGGGGTTGGCGAACATATAGCTGCCATCGCCGAGCGTGGCGACGCAAAGCCGGTCAGGCTCGGCCAATTGCGCGCCGAGCGCCGCGGGGAAGGACCAGCCGAGGCCGCCCGAATGCGGCTCCTGAAACCACGAACGGTGGGCGCGGCGGGGCAGCGGGCCCAGCATCGTGCCAAGCTCCGAGAACACCGTGCTGGGCCCCTCCTGCGCGTCGAGCGCCTCGCCGAGGATACGGCTGACCGCGGGTTTGGTGAGGATCCCTGCCTTGGGCTGCGCCGCCTCGGTTTGCGCCTGCCGGGCGCGGGCGGTGGTCTCGGCCAGCCGGGCGCGGCGGGGGGCGATGTGATCGCCCTTGGCCAGCCCCTCCATGGCGGCGATCAGCGCCGGGATGCTGCGGGCGTTCTCGCCGGTGATCGACAGGTCCGAGCGGAAGTTGCGCACCGGGAAGCGCGAGAAGATCGGGTCGGGGCCCATATTGATCACCTTCGCGCCGGGCTTTGGCGCATGGGCGTCGGGCATCCACGGCGCGAGGCAGTCAAGGATCAGCACCACATCGGCTTGCTCCAGCCACGGGCCGGGGTCGGCGCCCACGTGGCAGGGGTGGTCGGTGGCGATCGCCAGATGCGTCGCCCACCACGAGCAGACGGCAATCCCCCACGCCTCGGCCCAGTCGGCGAAGGCGGCGAAGCTCTCGCCATCGCCCGCGCCGCGCTGCGCGATGACCATTGGGTGCTCGGCCTCGGCCAGCCAATGCGCCAGCGTGGCGATCGCCTCGGGGTCCGGCGCGGCCTGCGCGGGCGCCATGGAGGCGGGGGCCTCGAGCCCCTCGGTGGACACCTGCTCGCAGAGCACCTCGCGCGGGATCGACAGGTACACCGGGCCCTTGGGGGTGGAACTGGCGATGGCATGGGCGCGGTCGAGCAGGCCCGTCACCTGCTCGGGGAATTTCAGCTCATACTCCCATTTGCTCGCCTCGCGCACCAAGGCGGCCTGATCGCGCATCTCCTGCCCCCAGCCGATCGGCACGGTGCGGGCGCCGAAGCGGCCTTGCTCGGTGACCGGGGTGCGGCCCGACATGAGTATCATCGGGATATGCTCGCAGGCGGCGTTGATCGCGCCGATGGCGCCATTGGCGAGCCCCACATTGGTGTGCAGCATCACCGCCTGCGCCTTGCCGGTCATCAGCGTGTAGCCATGCGCCATGCCCATGGCCGCGTGCTCATGCGGCATGACCAGCGCTTTTGGCAGATCGATGCCCTCGGCGGCGGCCTGCGCCAGCCCCTCGATGATCGGCGGAAAGTCGGTGCCGGAATTGGCAAAGACATAGTCCACGCCGAGCGCCTTCAGCCGGGGGAAGATCGCGCCCCCGGCGGTGACGGTTGCTTTGTCTTTCATCTCAGCCTCCCAGCAGCGATGGCAGCCAGAGCGCCAGAGCGGGGAAGGCCAGAAGCAGCGCCACCCGCACGAGCTCGGCGCAGAAGAAGGGCGCGACGCCCTTGAAGGTTTCGATCATCGGCGTGTCCTTGGCCAGCGCCGAGATGATGAACACGTTCATCCCCACCGGCGGGGTGATCAGCCCCAGTTCCGCGACGATGAGCGCGAGGATGCCGAACCAGACCTTGAGGTCTTCGGTGCTCATGCCGAAGCCCGCGCCATCGGCGGTGGCGTAAAGCCCGCCGTTGATCTCCACCAGCATGGGCCAGAAGAAGGGGATCACCAGCAGGATCATCGACATGCTGTCCATCAGGCAGCCCAGCAGGATCAGCGCCACGAGGATCAGCACCATCACCGTCATCGGCGCCATGCCGCTTTCGGCGATCCATAGGGCGGCCTGCTGCGGCAGACCGATGCGCGACATGAAGATCTTCATCAGCTCGGCACCGAGCAGGATCACATAGATCATCCCCGAGGTGCGGGCGGTGGATTTCAGCGCGATGACCATCTGCGCCAGGGACAGGCGGCGCTTGGCCATGCCGTAGACCCAGACGAGGAACACGCCCACCGCCGCCGCCGGGGTGGGGTTGAAGAACCCCGCATAGATGCCGCCCAGCACCAGCCCAAAGATCACCATGACCGGCAGAAGGCCCAGCGTCGCCGAGATGAACTCGGAGCGGTTCGAGGCGCCGCCCGGCGGGCCTGCCTCGGGGCGGATCATGACGTAGAGCGCGATGGTCAGGATGAAGAAGATCACCGCTAGGATGCCGGGCAGCATGGCCGCGGCGAACATGGTGACGATATTGGCCTCGACGATCACCGCATAGACGATCAGCACCACCGAGGGCGGGATCAGGATGCCCAGCACGCCGCCCGCGGCGAGCGAGCCGGTGGCCAGCGATCCGGCGTAATTGTAGCGTTTGAGCTCGGGCAGGGCGACCTTGCCCATGGTCGAGGCGGTGGCCAGCGACGAGCCGCAGACCGCGCCAAAACCGGCACAGCCCGCGATGGCGGCCATGGCGGTGCCGCCGCGCATCCAGCCGAGCCATGCGTTGGCGCCGCGAAAGAGCGCCTGCGAGAGCCCCGCGACGGTGGCCAGCTCTCCCATCAGCACGAACATCGGCACGACCGACAGGTCGTAGATCGAGAACTGCCCGTAGGCGAGGGTCTTCAGTTGGCTCATCAGCAGCATCGGCCCGTTGACCAGCGCGATGCCGACGCCGCCGACAAGGATCATGCCGTAGGCGATGGGAATGCGGATGGCGATGAGCACCACAAGGATGACCAGCGACAGGATGCCAAGGGTGATGGGATCGCTCATGGCCGCACCTCCGACAGGCTTTCCTTGAAGGTCAGAGCGGCGGCGGCGATCAGCAGCACCAGCGAGACGAGGATCGGCACGAAGGCCCACCAGATCGGCAGCTGCAGGATCGTCGTCGTGTAATTATAGGCCTTCTGGTCGAGCATCCCGAGGTACATGCGCCACACCAGGATGCAGGCGAAGCCGAAGGCGATCAGCGAGGCGAGGGCGCGCAGCACCGCCAGCACGGGGCCGGGGGCGTTCGCGGTGAAAATGTCGGCGGTCACATTGGCGTCCGTCAATTGGCAGTAGGGCAGAAAGGCAAAGACCGCGACGGCCACGCCCATTTCGGTCAGTTCGAAATCGCCGGGGAAGGGTTTGGCCACCACGGCACCGACCACCGAAGCGATGTTGATCAGCACGATCACCAGCAAGAGCGCGCCGCCCAGCAGCGCCCACAGGGTGACGAGACGTGCGACCGCAGCGGAGATCCCGCTGCGGCCTTCGACTTCTGCGGCGAACATCAGTTGCTCATGCCCGCGTCGGCGTTTTCCTCGATCAGCGCGCGCGCTTTCTCGACCATCGCCTTGCCGTCGATGCCCTTGGCGGAGACATCTTCGATCCAATGGTCGACCACCGGCTCGAGCGCGGTCTGGAAGGCCGCGGTTTCTTCTTCGGTCAGCGTGACATGGGTGTTGCCCGCGTCGGTCGCGACCTTGATGCCGCGCTCGTCGATGTCGCGCCAGATCTGGCCGACCTTTGCCACCCAGTCACGATCCGAGGCGTCGCGGAAGGCTTTCTGCACATCTTCAGGCAGGCTGTCCCAGCGCGCCTTGTTCATCGAGACCTGGAAGGTGGTGGTGCCAAAGCGAGTCTTGTCGGCCCCTTCGATCTGATACTGGGTCTGGTCCTGAATCTTCAGCGCCGGGATGATCTCCCACGGGATGAAAGCGCCATCGACCACCTTCTTAGAAAGTGCCTGCGGCAGATCCGGCACCGGCATCGAGACCGGCGACGCGCCAAGCGCCTCGATCACCCATGCCCCGGTGCGGGTGGGGATGCGCAGCTTCAGCCCTTCCAGATCGGAGGGCATGTGCACCTCGGTGTCCACCGTCTGGATCGCCTGACCGGCGTGGACATGCAGGAACATCGGCTCGACGCCCTTGAAGTCGTCCTTCAGGTACTCGTCGTACATATCGTAAAGCGCGAGGTTCGCGGCCACCGGATCGTTCTTGTAGACGAAGGGCAGTTCCATCACCTCGGTGCGCGGGAAGAGACCCGGCGTATAGCCGTTCACCGTCCAGATCAGGTCGACGACACCGTCGCGCACTTGGTTGATCAGTTCGGGCGGACGCCCGCCGAGGGTCATCGAGGGGTAGATCTCGATCTTCACCTTGCCGCCGGAGTTCTCCTCCACGGCCTTGGCCCAAGGTTCCAGCATCTCGGTCTGCACCGGGGCCTTTGCGCCAAGGAAATGGTGCAGCTTGAAGACATGCTCCTGCGCCCATGCGCCGCTTGCGGCGGCGCTGAGGGCGAGGGCCGCGACAGCGGTTTTTGCCAGTCTCAGTTTCATGGTTTCTCCTCCCATTTATGGTCCGACTTGATCCCTCCCCGGATCAGATCGGGTAGTGCAGATCACCGTCCTGCGTCGTCAGCCAGCGCAATTCGGTGAACTCGGCGACTCCCCACGTGCCGCCAAAGCGACCGTAGCCTGAATCTTTCACGCCGCCGAAGGGCATTTGCGCCTCGTCATGAACCGTCGGGCCGTTGACGTGGCAAATACCACTCTCGATGCGCCGGGCGACGGCCATGGCGCGGGCCTGATCGCGGCCAAAGACCGCTGCCGACAGGCCAAATTCGCTTTCGTTCGCCACGCGCACCGCCTCGTCGACGCTGCCAACGCGGATGATCGAGGCGACGGGGCCAAAGCTCTCTTCGGTGTAGAGGCGCATCTGCGGGGTCACCCCGTCGAGCGCCGCGGCGTTGAGGATGGTGCGCGAGCCGCCGCCACCGATCAGCCGTGCGCCCTTCTGCACGGCGTCTTCGATGAGGTCGCGGATGCGGTCGGCAGCGCCCATGTTGACGAGGCTGCCAAGCGGCGCCTTGCCCTCGCGCGGGTCTCCGGCAGTGAGGCTTTCGACCTTTTCGGCAAAAGCCGAAACGAAGGCATCAGCGATCTCATCCATGACGATGATGCGCTCGGTCGACATGCAGATCTGGCCTTGGTTCATGTAAGCGCCAAAGCCAGCGGCGGCGACGGCGGCGGGGATGTCGGCGTCATCGAGAACGATGAAAGGCGCCTTGCCGCCCAGTTCCAGCAACGAGGGTTTGAGGTGCCGTGCCGAAAGCTCGGCGACGATCCGGCCCACGCGGGTCGAGCCGGTGAAGTTCACCCGGCGCACGGCGGGATGGGCGATCAGCGTCTCGACCAGATCCGGCGCATCTTCGGGCGCGTTCGAGATGGCGTTGACCACGCCCTTGGGCAGGCCCGCCTCCGAGACTGCCTCGAGGATCAGCGCATGGGTGCGCGGGCACAGCTCCGAGGTTTTCATCACCACGGTGTTGCCGCAGGCGAGCGGCGTTGCGATCGAGCGCACGCCAAGGATCACCGGCGCGTTCCACGGCGCCATGGCCAAGACCACGCCCGCCGGCTGGCGCACCGCGTAAGCGGTGGAGCCGGGGCGGTTCGAGGGGACGATCTCGCCTTTGATCTGGGTGGTCAGGCTGGCCGCTTCGAGCAGCATGTCGGCGGCGAGCATGACGTTGAACCGGGCCCATGCCTCGGTTGCGCCGATCTCGGATTTCATTGCGGCCACGATGTCGTCACCGCGCGCCGCCAGCGCTTCCGAGGCCTTGATCAGCAGCTTGCGGCGCTGGCCCGGCGGTACGGCGGCCCATTCGGGAAAGGCCGCGGCGGCGGCATCCACGGCGCGGATCGCGTCGGCCTTGCTGGCCGCTGCGGCGCGGGTGGCCAGCTCGCCCGTCACCGGGTTGGCGCGCTCGAACTGGCGCTCTTCCTCGGCGGGCACATGTTCGCCGTCGATAAACAGGTTGAGGCTGTCCATGCCTGTCTGTCTCCTTGTTAAATGAATTCGTTTTTAAGAGGTTCAGAGGTGCCGCCCAGAAAGGCGCGCTGCACCGCCGGATCGCTCTGCAACTCTGCCGCGCTGCCACCACCGACCACGCGCCCGGCTTCCAGCAGGTAGCCGCGGGTGGCGAGGGCGAGGCTGGCGCGCACGTTCTGTTCGACGATCAGCAGCGTCAGCCCGGTCTCGCGGATGCGCCCGAGCGCGGCAAAGACCTCCTTGGTGACGATGGGCGCAAGCCCGAGGCTGGGCTCGTCGAGCAGCAGCAGATCGGGGTTCGACATCAGCGCGCGGGCGATGGCGACCATCTGCTGCTCGCCGCCCGACATGGTGCCGGCAAGCTGTTTCTGCCGCTCCGCCAGGCGCGGGAACAGATCCAGCACCTCGCGGCGGCGTGCCTCGGCACCGCTGCGCGCGCGCGCCGGGTGGCAGCCAAGCGCGAGATTGTCGGCGACGCTCATCCGGGCGAAGATGCCGCGCCCTTCGGGGACCAGCGCGATGCCGCGCTCGACGATCTCATGCGCGGGCACCTGCGCCAGATCCTGCCCCTCGTGGCTGATGAGACCCGAGGCCGGGCGAACCACGCCGCCCACCGCCTTCAGCAGCGAGGATTTCCCCGCGCCATTGGCGCCGAGGATCACCACGCATTCGCCCTTGTCCACCGCCATGCTCACCCCGCCAAGCGCGGTGTGCTTGCCGTAGGTCAGACGCAGGTTGTTGATCTCAAGCATCCTCTTCTCCCAGATAAGCGGCGACCACATGCGGGTCCGACAGGACTTGATCCGTGGGGCCGTCGGCGATCAGTGTGCCGGAGTTCATCACCGCGCAGCGCGGGCAGAGCGCGCGCACCGCGTCCATGATGTGCTCGACCATGACGATGGTGATGCCGGTGCGCTCCAGCTCGCGGATCAGGTGGATGCCCTCGTGCAACTCGGTCGGGTTGAGCCCGGCGAGCCATTCGTCGAGCAGCAGCAGCTTGGGCGCGGCGGCCAGCGCGCGCGCCAGTTCCAGCCGCTTTTGGTCGATGTAGGTCAGTTCTGACGCCTGCTGCCCGGCGCGCGCGTGCAGCCCGACCAGATCGAGACACTCGGCCACCTGCGTCTTCAACGCGCGCCCCCAGAGCCGGTCCGGGCCAAAGGCGGCGGGCACCATGACGTTCTCTTCCAGCGTCAGAGAGGGCAGGATCTTCACCAGCTGGAAGGTCCGCGCCACGCCCGCTTTCGCGATGCGGTGGGGCGGGGCGCCGGTGTGGTCGCGCCCGTCGATGACCAGCGCGCCCTCGGTGGGTTTCAGCGCGCCCGAGATGAGGTTCATCAGCGTGGTCTTGCCCGAGCCGTTCGGCCCCAGCAGCCCCAGAACCTCGCCGCGCCGAACGGTGAGCGAGACCTCGTTCACCGCCGTCAGCCCGCCGAACCGCTTGGTGAGCCCTTGGGTTTCCAGCAGCACGCTCATGCGTTCACCTCCTTGCGCTCATCTTTCGGCGCGCCATTGCCGCGCGGGCCGCGGAACTTCTCCAGCGCCGCCAGCACGCCGTTCGGCAGCGCATAGACAACCGCCATGAACATCAGCCCCAACAGGATCGAGAAGTGATCCGGGAAGCGCGCCGAGAGCCATTCGAAGAGCAGGAACAGCGGCACCGCGCCACAGATCGGCCCCCAGAGCCGGGTCGCCCCGCCAAGCAGCGCCATGATCACCGTCAGGAAGCTGACCGTCGGGTTGAAGACGATCGAGGGCTCCACATAGACCCAGCGCGGCGCTTGGATCGCGCCCACCAGCGTGATGATCACCGACGAGGCGACGAAGAGCACCAGCTTGGTCCGCGCGAGGTTGATCCCCGAGTGCGCCGCCACGGTCTCGTCATCGCCGATCACCCGCAGCGCAAGGCCAAGGCGCGAGCG encodes:
- a CDS encoding TRAP transporter substrate-binding protein; the encoded protein is MKLRLAKTAVAALALSAAASGAWAQEHVFKLHHFLGAKAPVQTEMLEPWAKAVEENSGGKVKIEIYPSMTLGGRPPELINQVRDGVVDLIWTVNGYTPGLFPRTEVMELPFVYKNDPVAANLALYDMYDEYLKDDFKGVEPMFLHVHAGQAIQTVDTEVHMPSDLEGLKLRIPTRTGAWVIEALGASPVSMPVPDLPQALSKKVVDGAFIPWEIIPALKIQDQTQYQIEGADKTRFGTTTFQVSMNKARWDSLPEDVQKAFRDASDRDWVAKVGQIWRDIDERGIKVATDAGNTHVTLTEEETAAFQTALEPVVDHWIEDVSAKGIDGKAMVEKARALIEENADAGMSN
- a CDS encoding ABC transporter ATP-binding protein; the encoded protein is MLEINNLRLTYGKHTALGGVSMAVDKGECVVILGANGAGKSSLLKAVGGVVRPASGLISHEGQDLAQVPAHEIVERGIALVPEGRGIFARMSVADNLALGCHPARARSGAEARRREVLDLFPRLAERQKQLAGTMSGGEQQMVAIARALMSNPDLLLLDEPSLGLAPIVTKEVFAALGRIRETGLTLLIVEQNVRASLALATRGYLLEAGRVVGGGSAAELQSDPAVQRAFLGGTSEPLKNEFI
- a CDS encoding thiamine pyrophosphate-requiring protein, which translates into the protein MKDKATVTAGGAIFPRLKALGVDYVFANSGTDFPPIIEGLAQAAAEGIDLPKALVMPHEHAAMGMAHGYTLMTGKAQAVMLHTNVGLANGAIGAINAACEHIPMILMSGRTPVTEQGRFGARTVPIGWGQEMRDQAALVREASKWEYELKFPEQVTGLLDRAHAIASSTPKGPVYLSIPREVLCEQVSTEGLEAPASMAPAQAAPDPEAIATLAHWLAEAEHPMVIAQRGAGDGESFAAFADWAEAWGIAVCSWWATHLAIATDHPCHVGADPGPWLEQADVVLILDCLAPWMPDAHAPKPGAKVINMGPDPIFSRFPVRNFRSDLSITGENARSIPALIAAMEGLAKGDHIAPRRARLAETTARARQAQTEAAQPKAGILTKPAVSRILGEALDAQEGPSTVFSELGTMLGPLPRRAHRSWFQEPHSGGLGWSFPAALGAQLAEPDRLCVATLGDGSYMFANPVACHQIAEALSLPILIVILNNAEWGAVRASVTGLYPEGAASRANQMPLTGLAPAPDFCKVAEASNAWARAVETPDDLRPALDAALQVIRDERRCALLNVRIAG
- a CDS encoding ABC transporter ATP-binding protein, encoding MSVLLETQGLTKRFGGLTAVNEVSLTVRRGEVLGLLGPNGSGKTTLMNLISGALKPTEGALVIDGRDHTGAPPHRIAKAGVARTFQLVKILPSLTLEENVMVPAAFGPDRLWGRALKTQVAECLDLVGLHARAGQQASELTYIDQKRLELARALAAAPKLLLLDEWLAGLNPTELHEGIHLIRELERTGITIVMVEHIMDAVRALCPRCAVMNSGTLIADGPTDQVLSDPHVVAAYLGEEDA
- a CDS encoding sulfotransferase encodes the protein MSGGGRLPDFLIIGAARSGTTALYSQMRQAPDIFMPALKEPNFFSYEGEALTCQGPGAEYINSSITEVDAYRALFAKAPGGAICGEASPLYLYAPRAPERILHHVPKVRMIVVLRNPIEQAFSHFLYATRHRIESETDFLRVLDQEEARLRAGWQPLFGYSSFPRYGEQLARYFRLFPRESFLIRRYEAFRNTPDAVLRDALAFVGANPDFQPVQTEGVNAGGTPRNRAFQDFLMRPNPITGAIGLVVPRETRWKIRDWLAGFNTRRGLEMPDAARAILIERLRDDIGRLSDILGEDFSDWLM
- a CDS encoding TRAP transporter small permease, producing the protein MFAAEVEGRSGISAAVARLVTLWALLGGALLLVIVLINIASVVGAVVAKPFPGDFELTEMGVAVAVFAFLPYCQLTDANVTADIFTANAPGPVLAVLRALASLIAFGFACILVWRMYLGMLDQKAYNYTTTILQLPIWWAFVPILVSLVLLIAAAALTFKESLSEVRP
- a CDS encoding TRAP transporter large permease produces the protein MSDPITLGILSLVILVVLIAIRIPIAYGMILVGGVGIALVNGPMLLMSQLKTLAYGQFSIYDLSVVPMFVLMGELATVAGLSQALFRGANAWLGWMRGGTAMAAIAGCAGFGAVCGSSLATASTMGKVALPELKRYNYAGSLATGSLAAGGVLGILIPPSVVLIVYAVIVEANIVTMFAAAMLPGILAVIFFILTIALYVMIRPEAGPPGGASNRSEFISATLGLLPVMVIFGLVLGGIYAGFFNPTPAAAVGVFLVWVYGMAKRRLSLAQMVIALKSTARTSGMIYVILLGAELMKIFMSRIGLPQQAALWIAESGMAPMTVMVLILVALILLGCLMDSMSMILLVIPFFWPMLVEINGGLYATADGAGFGMSTEDLKVWFGILALIVAELGLITPPVGMNVFIISALAKDTPMIETFKGVAPFFCAELVRVALLLAFPALALWLPSLLGG
- a CDS encoding aldehyde dehydrogenase, yielding MDSLNLFIDGEHVPAEEERQFERANPVTGELATRAAAASKADAIRAVDAAAAAFPEWAAVPPGQRRKLLIKASEALAARGDDIVAAMKSEIGATEAWARFNVMLAADMLLEAASLTTQIKGEIVPSNRPGSTAYAVRQPAGVVLAMAPWNAPVILGVRSIATPLACGNTVVMKTSELCPRTHALILEAVSEAGLPKGVVNAISNAPEDAPDLVETLIAHPAVRRVNFTGSTRVGRIVAELSARHLKPSLLELGGKAPFIVLDDADIPAAVAAAGFGAYMNQGQICMSTERIIVMDEIADAFVSAFAEKVESLTAGDPREGKAPLGSLVNMGAADRIRDLIEDAVQKGARLIGGGGSRTILNAAALDGVTPQMRLYTEESFGPVASIIRVGSVDEAVRVANESEFGLSAAVFGRDQARAMAVARRIESGICHVNGPTVHDEAQMPFGGVKDSGYGRFGGTWGVAEFTELRWLTTQDGDLHYPI
- a CDS encoding NAD-dependent epimerase/dehydratase family protein, producing the protein MRILVTGGAGFIGSHLTERLIAEGHDVSILDDLSTGMIENLDAVIADPRVRFVEGSVLDKPLVEQLVCEADLVFHLAAAVGVKVIMEQPSRSMMTNINGTENVLTAALIDKTPVFIASTSEVYGKAAKIPFHEDDDLTIGATRNLRWSYACAKTLDEFLALAYAREADLPVVVLRFFNTTGPRQTGRYGMVLPNFVQAALEGAPLLIHGDGQQSRCFGHALDVVEALVRLMNTPDAIGQVFNIGNDREITIEALAKQVIEATGSSSEIRFIPYEEVYPHGFEDMMRRVPDVQRLKSVTGFRPERSLATIIEDIIAEKRSNSAKTGPSQIGADITATGRT